Proteins encoded together in one Candidatus Saccharimonadales bacterium window:
- a CDS encoding SGNH/GDSL hydrolase family protein has product MFIITCGTNDQRMQDGAVETPLDQFEENIKKIIAIAKQYTNDILFIGLPPLAKPSVMLKTSEYSDERIKVYDEKLQSIVEFSGLPFLPIRPAFEEAGVKELFCYDGAHPNDKGHELIASVVRQCIC; this is encoded by the coding sequence AACGACCAGCGGATGCAAGATGGCGCAGTAGAAACTCCGCTTGATCAGTTTGAAGAAAATATCAAAAAAATCATCGCTATTGCAAAACAATACACCAATGACATTCTTTTTATAGGCCTGCCCCCGCTTGCGAAGCCCTCGGTAATGTTAAAGACATCGGAGTACTCTGATGAGCGCATAAAAGTATACGATGAAAAACTGCAATCAATCGTTGAATTTTCGGGGCTGCCTTTTCTACCTATAAGACCAGCCTTTGAAGAAGCTGGAGTAAAAGAACTCTTTTGCTATGACGGTGCGCACCCCAATGATAAAGGGCACGAACTAATTGCAAGCGTCGTGCGCCAATGTATTTGCTAA